AGGGTGCGGTGAGAGCGTGTACCCCAAGCATAGCTGAGGAACTGGGGGATCTCGGTGGGGCTTTGACCCTGAAACTGCAACAGCCATGGCTGACCGACCTGTGCACCAGATCTGCGCCAGGCCCAACCACAACGCTTGCCCTATACTGACCCCTTAAGGGAGCTTTAAAGCTCCCAGCTACGCTCTGGCCCAGGTACAGCATCACCTCCATTGTACAGACAGGTGGGGGACAGGGCATGGGGCCTGACTGACTTGCCCCAAACCGCACTAGTAGGAAGTAGCAGGGCCGAGCTTTGAACCCAGGAGGCTGGGCTGCAGAGTCTGGGCTGATCACAGGGGACCAGGCGCACAGGGGACTTTGGCAGGCCTGGGCACAGGAAGGATTCTGGTTGGAGAGGAGGGGTCTAGGAATGTGGgcgggaagaaagaaggaaaagaggggtCGAAGACCCCCCAGGGCTTACCTAGTTGGCCCGCTCATCTGGGAGACGGAAGGAAGAGGAGGCGTGTTGGCTCAGGCCTCCGTGACAAAGCATCACAGAGTAGAAAGTTGGTCTCGGCTCAAGGTTTTGGCAAAGCTGTTTCCTCGACGCCCAGATGCTGGTGTCCTCCCCGGGTCCCCACATGGCCGcccgtctgtgtgtgtgtctgggtccTAATCTCTTCTCACAAGGACACTGGCCAGATTGGATCAAGGCCCCCCAGAAAGACCTCATTTTGACTTCATGACTTTTTTAAAGACCttgtctccaaatatagtcacattctgaggggCTAGGGGTTGAGACCTCCACACAGGAGTCTGGGGGACGCAATTCAGCCCTCATAGAATAGGAGGGAAGTTGGAGTGTTTACATGAAGAGGACAGAATCTCCTCCCGGGGTTGCGGGGGAGGCGTGCACCTCTGATGAGGCTTGAGGATGGCCCTGGGGTCCTAGCACAGCCccccaggggagaggaagaaagaaccagCTGGCATCTGCCTGTTCACCAACGAGTCTCTGGAGCTTGGCACCCTGCGTGCCACGAGGGAGATGCGTGGTATGTATTTGCTGAGTGAACAAGGGTAGACCAGCAGTCTGAGGGGCCCGTGGGGTGGGTCGTTGGTCTGAGTTCATAAAAGGGCCACCAGGCCTTGCACACTCTTTCCCCAGGGGTGAAGTGACAGTCAGAGGCCACTTGGGAGGCAGGCTTCTCATTCCCTGGGGACCTCAGAGATGCTGATCAGGCAAAAGGAGGGAGAGCCCTGCCCTCCCCTACCCCATAGCATGTGCACTGATATGGATGAGAGGATTCTTGTCCCTGGGGGGCCAGCCCCCACCTCAGGTCTGCAcgctctgccttctcctccctttccGACCCTTAGATGCCCAAGTCCCCCCAGTCTCAGTCCTCCAGCCTCCATGCCCTGCTCGAAACCTCTCTCCCCACCGCACAGGCTCGTCATCTCCCTTAGGTTCCGCCACTCAGGGGGTCACCTCTCTGGGGCCTGCGCCTGACGCACTTCCCCCCAGCAGTTCATCCTTCCAGAGGACCCCTTCCCACCTGCCTTTCAGAACGAGGAGCGGCCACGATGCAGTTCTGCCTCCTCCTGTGCCTGATGCTCTTCACCCCTTCGGGTGCCAGCCTGCTCCACCCCCGCTCGCGGGAGACGAAGAAGAGAGCCAAGGAGCTACCCGTGCTCAGCACCGCGGCCCCCGCCAGCAGGGACTTTGCCTTTGACCTCTACAGGGCCTTGGCTACGGCTGCCCCTGACCAGAACATCTTCTTCTCCCCTCTGAGTATCTCCACCACCCTGGCCATGCTGTCCCTGGGGGCACGATCCCATACGAAGGAGCAGATCCTGGAAGGCCTGGGCGTCCATCCCCAGGAGGGCTCGGAGGAGGAGCTCCACAACACCTTCCACCGGCTGCTGTGGGAGTTTGCCCAGCCCAGGGAGGACGTCCAGCTGAGCCTCGGCAACGCCCTGTTCATCAGCCCCGAGGTGCACCTCCAGGACACCTTTCTGAGTGCCATGAAGACGTTGTACCTGGCGGACACCTTCCCCACTGACTTTGGGGACCCCGCAGGGGCCCAGAAGCAGATCAATGATTATGTGGCAAAGCAAACTCAAGGCAAGATTGCAGACTTGGCGAAGGACCTGGATAGCACGGAGGTCATGATTATGGTGAATTACATCTTCTTTAAAGGTAAGACCCTTGCACACCAGCCCTTCCTGCTGCTTTTGTCAAAAGAGCACCCGATCCCCACACGCATCAAGGAGTGGAAGTGGATTTAGTCCCTTCTGGGGCCTGTTGACAGAGTGAGGCCAACAAGCAGCCGAGGGTAAGCAGGCATCTTCTGAGGGTGTAAGGGGAGGTCAGTGACCCCTGGTTGCTGTCTCCCCCGCCGGGGAAGAGCTGGGTCCTCTCCATGGGCCCTGGAGTCACAGCTTCCACGCTGGATCTAAAGCACGAGACCGCCATGGCCACTCAGGGCAGGATTGCGGGTCTAAGAGAGACCTTGGAGGGCCTTCCCTTACCCCCACATCCTTGCTCCCGTGCCCTCCTAGGGGCTGTTCCCTCAGCGAGAAACGCCTTGACAGGCCCCTGTCCCCTCCGGAGagtcctccccctctctctcatgaCAGATGATCTCTCCATCTTCGTTCCCTTGACGTTTCGTGTGGTTACCCCTACTCACCTTGGCTCTCATGTCTGCTTATCCTTCTAGATGCTGAGCCTCTCGGTGCCCGTGTGGGGTCTGGCCAAGGGTGGGAAGGCAGGAGTGGGtaaaggcagggagaggaaggaaggaggaaagaggaagagagttgGCTGGTTAACTCCTCCCCCTTCCTAGGAGCACAGAAGGGAGCAAACACCCAGCTTGGAAtcccccagggcagggctctCTCTAGGACACCAGGCTGCAGGGGACAACTGTGACATAGGCTACGAGGGGCCCTGGGGTAGGTTCCAAATCTGATGACTACTAATTAGATGGAAAGAACTACTTGTATCTCGCTGATGGTAGAGACGCAGCAGGAATCAGACGGAGCAGCAAGGCAAACAGAGGGCTTCTCCGTAACAAGAATTCGGTGTGTCCAGGAACCTTACATACCTCTCTCCCAAACATAGATCAAAATCCAAAAGTGGGAAAagagtgaaaaacagaataacTCCCCCAGGTGTAGTGTCGATTTGTCCGTCATCTGTATTGTTGACCCTTTTCCTGAGGGTGTCTGACCTTGAGTAAACAGTAGAGAATCAAACTCCATTAAGCGGTTGAGGGCCTCCAAAGACATGAAAAGCATCCTCCTGGCTTGGCCCACGTCAGAGGAAAAGGCCCACAGGAAGTCCGGGCACATCCCCAAAGTTATAAAAAGACTCGCCTTCCTATTCCAGGAGTTCCGCCGTCCCTGCCCCCGAGGAGACTGTGCTGGGGAGGACAAGCTCTGCTTGATGGGTTTACTGTCTTGACACTGTTCGTTTGCAGCTAAGAATTTCTAATGTGTTTCCCATTTTGATATTTAGCTAAGTGGAGGACAAGTTTTGACCACAAAAACACCCGAAAGCAGGACTTCCATGTGACCTCGGAGACCGTGGTGCGGGTGCCCATGATGAAAGGCGAAGACCATTATTACTACTTCCTGGACCGAAACCTCTCCTGCAAGGTGGTGGGTGTCCCCTACCAAGGGAATGCCACCGCTTTCTTCATCCTCCCCAGCGAGGGCAGGATGGAACAGCTGGAGAACAGGCTGAATGAGAAAACACTGAGGAAGTGGCTCAGGATGTTCACAAAGAGGTACTCTGCAGGTGACATGGGACCAGTCTGGCCCTGCTCACCTCTGGGGAGACAGAGCTATGGTGGGAAGGTCTCACCCAGCTCAGGAGCAGCCCCCAAGCCTGGAGCTGTCACATGAGGTTCTggcccccaggccctggcccagTCTGAGGGAGCATGGCTGGACGCCCACCCACTTTCCTGCTGGAGCCATGAGCATAGGCAGGGACCTCTGGGACAGCCCAGGTCCAAGACCAGAGTGGGCTGGGCTCTAGATGAGGGGCTGGAGGATGCTCACAAAGCCGAGGGGAGAGAGCGGGGATACGAGCTTGGGGAGCCAACACTCTGGGAAGAGTCTCAGAATGTTCTTGTCCTCTTTCCAGGCAGCTTGAGCTCTACCTTCCCAAGTTCTCCATCGAGGGCTCCTACCGGCTGGAGAAGGTCCTCCCCAGGCTGGGCATCAATGACGTCTTCACCAGCCATGCTGACTTGACTGGCATCACCAACCACTCCAGCATCCAGGTCTCTGAGGTGAGCTCGGGAGCTCCTGAGCTCCTGCTTTCAGAGATATCTGTTCTTTTCTACTATTCTGCTATGCTATGCTATGCCATgctgttctattctattctacCCCACTCCACTCTGTTCcttcattccattccattccgTTCCGTTCCGTTCCACATTCTATATTCTCTTCccgtctctctcac
This Mustela nigripes isolate SB6536 chromosome 13, MUSNIG.SB6536, whole genome shotgun sequence DNA region includes the following protein-coding sequences:
- the SERPINA5 gene encoding plasma serine protease inhibitor isoform X2; this encodes MQFCLLLCLMLFTPSGASLLHPRSRETKKRAKELPVLSTAAPASRDFAFDLYRALATAAPDQNIFFSPLSISTTLAMLSLGARSHTKEQILEGLGVHPQEGSEEELHNTFHRLLWEFAQPREDVQLSLGNALFISPEVHLQDTFLSAMKTLYLADTFPTDFGDPAGAQKQINDYVAKQTQGKIADLAKDLDSTEVMIMVNYIFFKAKWRTSFDHKNTRKQDFHVTSETVVRVPMMKGEDHYYYFLDRNLSCKVVGVPYQGNATAFFILPSEGRMEQLENRLNEKTLRKWLRMFTKRQLELYLPKFSIEGSYRLEKVLPRLGINDVFTSHADLTGITNHSSIQVSEMVHKAMVEVDESGTKAAAATETIFMFKSAPMSSQRLIFNRPFLMVIVENSTNILFVGKVTHP
- the SERPINA5 gene encoding plasma serine protease inhibitor isoform X1 — its product is MLVPVPTLGFSLSTRDCDLHCVHTWLWDRVSTERGAATMQFCLLLCLMLFTPSGASLLHPRSRETKKRAKELPVLSTAAPASRDFAFDLYRALATAAPDQNIFFSPLSISTTLAMLSLGARSHTKEQILEGLGVHPQEGSEEELHNTFHRLLWEFAQPREDVQLSLGNALFISPEVHLQDTFLSAMKTLYLADTFPTDFGDPAGAQKQINDYVAKQTQGKIADLAKDLDSTEVMIMVNYIFFKAKWRTSFDHKNTRKQDFHVTSETVVRVPMMKGEDHYYYFLDRNLSCKVVGVPYQGNATAFFILPSEGRMEQLENRLNEKTLRKWLRMFTKRQLELYLPKFSIEGSYRLEKVLPRLGINDVFTSHADLTGITNHSSIQVSEMVHKAMVEVDESGTKAAAATETIFMFKSAPMSSQRLIFNRPFLMVIVENSTNILFVGKVTHP